The following are encoded together in the Mumia sp. Pv4-285 genome:
- a CDS encoding LacI family DNA-binding transcriptional regulator, which produces MARGRTAPRLVDVAERAGVSLATASRALSGRDGVSPAVAQRVQEVASELGYVVNAHARSLAGGSASVVGLIVHQIDDPYFSEIAAGVISVAYEHGITVQICHSARDPENELRQIRTLIANNVRAIIVAGSGYVGEDVETAAKRELAAFQDTGGRVAVIGRHALRADAVLPDNEDAGAALAEHLVELGHRRIAIASGTVNLTTVVDRLAGIERALAGHGIDIDDLPLVEAEFTRDGGAYATERIVADHPATTAIIALNDAMAIGALATLRSHGIAVPSHMSVVGFDDVTVAADLAPSLTTVRLPMTEMGADALMMALKDHSSRPRRRHTGHELMVRDSSGPARV; this is translated from the coding sequence ATGGCGAGAGGTCGAACCGCGCCACGGCTGGTGGACGTGGCCGAGCGGGCGGGCGTCTCGCTCGCGACCGCGTCGCGCGCACTGTCCGGACGCGACGGCGTCAGCCCGGCCGTCGCGCAGCGGGTCCAGGAGGTCGCCTCCGAGCTCGGCTACGTGGTCAACGCGCACGCCCGCTCGCTGGCCGGCGGCTCCGCCTCGGTGGTCGGGCTCATCGTCCACCAGATCGACGACCCGTACTTCTCCGAGATCGCGGCCGGCGTCATCTCGGTCGCCTACGAGCACGGCATCACCGTGCAGATCTGCCACTCGGCGCGCGACCCCGAGAACGAGCTCCGTCAGATCCGTACGCTCATCGCCAACAACGTCCGCGCGATCATCGTCGCGGGCTCCGGATACGTCGGCGAGGACGTCGAGACCGCCGCGAAGCGCGAGCTCGCCGCGTTCCAGGACACCGGCGGCCGCGTCGCCGTGATCGGTCGTCACGCCCTGCGGGCCGACGCCGTGCTGCCGGACAACGAGGACGCGGGCGCCGCACTGGCCGAGCACCTGGTCGAGCTGGGCCACCGCCGGATCGCGATCGCTTCAGGGACGGTCAACCTGACGACCGTCGTCGACCGGCTCGCCGGCATCGAGCGCGCGCTCGCCGGCCACGGCATCGACATCGACGACCTCCCGCTCGTGGAGGCCGAGTTCACCCGGGACGGAGGCGCGTACGCCACCGAGCGGATCGTCGCCGACCATCCCGCCACCACCGCCATCATCGCCCTGAACGACGCGATGGCGATCGGCGCGCTCGCGACGTTGCGGTCGCACGGGATCGCCGTGCCGTCGCACATGTCCGTGGTCGGGTTCGACGACGTGACCGTCGCCGCCGACCTCGCACCCAGCCTCACGACGGTCCGGCTCCCGATGACCGAGATGGGTGCAGACGCGCTCATGATGGCGCTGAAGGACCACTCGTCGCGGCCTCGCCGTCGCCACACAGGCCACGAGCTGATGGTCCGCGACTCCAGCGGCCCCGCTCGCGTCTGA
- a CDS encoding PQQ-dependent sugar dehydrogenase, with protein sequence MTQRRWSLVAAAALVAATMTTATMATAADPAAPAPLTDPLPEPVMADFGLVVEEVAQFPKSEPTPAPTDPRLMRHARINYLGELPDDSGRLYVPDLNGTLYLMRGGGKHGNPGAPTPYLDLKAAVGADFFSGAGMGSGFGFVTWHPDFKRNGKFYTVHTEAFGALTNKTPDLTPQPNTAYHGVITEWTADNPRANTFSGTHREVLRLGYATRIHGIQQIEFNPNADRRDDDYGLLYVASGDGGIGVSTDEPQNLGTPQGKLLRIDPTGTSSDNGKYGIPSNNPFVGTPGAIGEIYAYGFRDPHRFSWDTGGSERLLLGHIGEKDVEAIYDIKAGDNSGWSEREGSFLFDKADRCNLYPLPEGDEENGYNYPVAQYDHNPPPGYPCGADVGHAVSGGFVYRGKDVPKLKDKYLFADLVDGRVMYTEDDEMVRGGPAAQIHELTLFDEQGNEVTTPILSGDRRVDLRLGRDGGDELYLLAKANGKVWKIVGTKKVKHDRDVHPALTPYMVSHYDFERPWSRDVELDRGPSGTTIDLINGGSDMRVKDGAFDGSKRSIQLREADPANGQLPWKAGVYEDDADGVESLSRFSSAKGITVMGWVKMTGDGPSLNTNTPDPNDRYNAIGLAGVLSGNSDGHGVRALLELIDVNGELRLVALGRRVDTGASQTFAASEDWRTLLPQGEWVHIAATFNYTNGTMALYKNGKPIPGFYTRTDDPWGNAAPGEEVTSATNPRGIKIGGSFPQNGSERNPCNCRMDSLMFLDSSLTKLEVNQQFRRVE encoded by the coding sequence ATGACCCAACGAAGGTGGAGTCTCGTCGCTGCGGCCGCACTGGTCGCCGCGACGATGACCACAGCCACGATGGCGACGGCGGCAGATCCCGCCGCGCCTGCACCCCTCACCGACCCGCTCCCGGAGCCGGTCATGGCCGACTTCGGGCTCGTGGTCGAGGAGGTCGCCCAATTCCCGAAGTCGGAGCCGACACCCGCCCCGACCGACCCGCGCCTGATGCGGCACGCGCGCATCAACTACCTCGGCGAGCTCCCGGACGACTCCGGAAGGCTCTACGTGCCCGACCTCAACGGCACGCTCTACCTGATGCGTGGCGGCGGCAAGCACGGCAACCCGGGCGCGCCCACGCCGTACCTCGACCTGAAGGCCGCGGTGGGTGCCGACTTCTTCTCCGGTGCCGGCATGGGCAGCGGCTTCGGCTTCGTCACCTGGCACCCCGACTTCAAGCGCAACGGCAAGTTCTACACCGTGCACACGGAGGCGTTCGGCGCGCTCACCAACAAGACGCCCGACCTGACGCCGCAGCCCAACACGGCGTACCACGGCGTGATCACGGAGTGGACCGCCGACAACCCGAGGGCGAACACCTTCAGCGGCACGCACCGTGAGGTGCTCCGCCTCGGCTACGCCACGCGCATCCACGGCATCCAGCAGATCGAGTTCAACCCGAACGCCGACCGGCGCGACGACGACTACGGCCTGCTGTACGTCGCGTCCGGCGACGGCGGCATCGGCGTCAGCACCGACGAGCCCCAGAACCTGGGCACCCCCCAGGGCAAGCTGCTGCGCATCGACCCCACCGGGACGAGCAGCGACAACGGCAAGTACGGCATCCCGTCGAACAACCCGTTCGTCGGCACGCCGGGCGCGATCGGCGAGATCTACGCGTACGGCTTCCGCGACCCGCACCGCTTCAGCTGGGACACCGGCGGTTCGGAGCGCCTCCTGCTCGGCCACATCGGCGAGAAGGACGTCGAGGCGATCTACGACATCAAGGCCGGCGACAACTCCGGCTGGAGCGAGCGCGAGGGGTCCTTCCTGTTCGACAAGGCGGACCGCTGCAACCTGTACCCGCTGCCCGAGGGCGACGAGGAGAACGGTTACAACTACCCGGTCGCGCAGTACGACCACAACCCGCCGCCGGGGTACCCGTGCGGTGCGGACGTCGGTCACGCCGTCAGCGGTGGCTTCGTCTACCGAGGCAAGGACGTCCCGAAGCTCAAGGACAAGTACCTCTTCGCCGACCTCGTCGACGGTCGCGTGATGTACACCGAGGACGACGAGATGGTCCGCGGCGGTCCGGCGGCCCAGATCCACGAGCTCACGCTGTTCGACGAGCAGGGCAACGAGGTCACGACGCCGATCCTGTCGGGCGACCGGCGGGTCGACCTGCGGCTCGGCCGCGACGGTGGCGACGAGCTCTACCTGCTCGCGAAGGCCAACGGCAAGGTGTGGAAGATCGTCGGCACCAAGAAGGTCAAGCACGACCGCGACGTCCACCCGGCGCTGACGCCGTACATGGTCTCCCACTACGACTTCGAGCGGCCCTGGTCGCGCGACGTCGAGCTCGACCGAGGCCCGTCGGGCACCACGATCGACCTGATCAACGGTGGCTCCGACATGCGGGTGAAGGACGGGGCGTTCGACGGCAGCAAGCGTTCGATCCAGCTGCGCGAAGCCGACCCGGCGAACGGTCAGCTGCCGTGGAAGGCAGGGGTCTACGAGGACGACGCCGACGGTGTGGAGTCGCTGTCGCGGTTCAGCTCGGCCAAGGGGATCACGGTGATGGGCTGGGTCAAGATGACCGGCGACGGACCGTCCCTCAACACGAACACTCCCGACCCGAACGACCGCTACAACGCGATCGGGCTCGCCGGGGTGCTCTCCGGGAACTCCGACGGCCACGGTGTCCGGGCGCTGCTGGAGCTGATCGACGTCAACGGCGAGCTGCGGCTGGTCGCGCTCGGACGACGCGTCGACACCGGTGCGTCGCAGACGTTCGCCGCGTCGGAGGACTGGCGCACGCTGCTCCCGCAGGGTGAGTGGGTCCACATCGCCGCGACGTTCAACTACACGAACGGCACCATGGCGCTGTACAAGAACGGCAAGCCGATCCCGGGCTTCTACACCCGGACCGACGACCCGTGGGGCAACGCCGCCCCCGGTGAGGAAGTCACGTCCGCGACCAACCCGCGCGGTATCAAGATCGGTGGCAGCTTCCCGCAGAACGGTTCCGAGCGGAACCCCTGCAACTGCCGGATGGACAGCCTGATGTTCCTCGACAGCTCCCTCACGAAGCTGGAGGTGAACCAGCAGTTCCGCCGCGTCGAGTGA
- a CDS encoding ThuA domain-containing protein codes for MRMRKILAGAFALLVGATVLAAWPSVAERGGTRWAVDDDTRADYGVCRGTDDDCYHEWQTAFRTDGVDRVLVYSATGVSRHAHLGPRLAAGMNPALGDANVAQKAMLRWGAENDLTVDWTEDVAQLDSPAKLLRYDAVVFLSNSRDILDDAAQTTLMQYVRAGGGFVAVHNTLGAEYHWPYFQGLLGGANFYDHGPSRNGVVEKASRRDVSVAELPKRFTMKDEFYNLVPFPTGVRVLARVDPETLEGGGKGFNGHPGHPVEHPVTWCQYYDGGRSWVTSLGHEVALWQDTPGDEQARLFKSHVVNGLLSTMGKKPFCRA; via the coding sequence ATGAGGATGAGAAAGATCCTGGCCGGAGCGTTCGCGCTGCTGGTCGGCGCGACCGTGCTCGCAGCATGGCCATCGGTCGCCGAACGCGGCGGCACGCGGTGGGCGGTCGACGACGACACCCGAGCCGACTACGGCGTCTGTCGCGGCACGGACGACGACTGCTACCACGAGTGGCAGACCGCGTTCCGCACCGACGGTGTCGACCGTGTCCTGGTCTACAGCGCGACCGGCGTCTCCCGCCACGCGCACCTCGGCCCGCGGCTCGCCGCAGGGATGAACCCCGCACTGGGCGACGCCAACGTCGCCCAGAAGGCGATGCTCCGCTGGGGCGCCGAGAACGACCTCACCGTCGACTGGACCGAGGACGTCGCCCAGCTCGACTCCCCCGCCAAGCTGCTGCGCTACGACGCAGTGGTGTTCCTGAGCAACTCCCGCGACATCCTCGACGATGCCGCGCAGACCACGCTCATGCAGTACGTCCGTGCCGGCGGCGGATTCGTCGCCGTGCACAACACGCTCGGCGCCGAGTACCACTGGCCCTACTTCCAGGGACTCCTCGGGGGCGCCAACTTCTACGACCACGGACCGTCCCGCAACGGCGTCGTCGAGAAGGCGAGCCGACGAGACGTCTCCGTCGCCGAGCTTCCCAAGCGGTTCACCATGAAGGACGAGTTCTACAACCTCGTCCCGTTCCCGACCGGTGTCCGGGTGCTTGCCCGCGTCGATCCCGAGACCCTCGAAGGAGGCGGGAAGGGCTTCAACGGCCACCCCGGCCACCCGGTCGAGCACCCGGTGACCTGGTGCCAGTACTACGACGGCGGTCGGTCGTGGGTGACCTCGCTCGGCCACGAGGTCGCGCTCTGGCAGGACACGCCCGGTGACGAGCAGGCTCGCCTGTTCAAGAGCCACGTCGTCAACGGCCTGCTCTCCACGATGGGCAAGAAGCCCTTCTGCCGAGCCTGA
- a CDS encoding transaminase, translating to MSADHQTPASDHAVTAIDRRRLAEAYARELATFADAHPRSRAAYASADHLFGQVPMTWMNKLATGFPVYLDRAQGHTVRCIDGHDYLDLALGDTGAMAGHSPEPTVRAVRRRLEELGGMTTMMPTEDAEWVGAELTRRFGAARWSFSLTATDANRWAIRLVRALTGRPKILVNPYCYHGTVDESLIVVGPDGHGVDRPGNVGAPVDVTLTSRAAEFNDLAMLERELAHGDVAAVLMEPALTNIGIVLPEPGYLDGVRELTRAYGTLLINDETHTFSAGPGGATAAWGLEPDVVVVGKAIGGGIPSGAYGLSEDLAARALARTDLDLVDMGGVGGTLAGNPLSVAAMRATLGEVLTDEAFTGMSARAERFAAGVDAVIDRYDLPWSVSRLGARAEYRFARPAPRNGTESAAAADGPLEDYLHVFLVNRGIMLTPFHNMALMSPTTTDADVDRHTEVFEEAVRALV from the coding sequence ATGTCCGCAGACCACCAGACGCCCGCGTCCGACCACGCAGTCACGGCGATCGACCGCCGACGGCTCGCGGAGGCGTACGCGCGCGAGCTCGCCACCTTCGCCGACGCCCATCCGCGCTCCCGCGCCGCGTACGCCTCGGCCGACCACCTCTTCGGCCAGGTGCCTATGACGTGGATGAACAAGCTCGCCACGGGGTTCCCCGTCTACCTGGATCGAGCCCAGGGTCACACGGTGCGCTGCATCGACGGCCACGACTACCTCGACCTCGCGCTCGGTGACACCGGAGCGATGGCGGGCCACTCCCCCGAGCCGACGGTCCGGGCCGTACGCCGGCGGCTCGAGGAGCTGGGCGGCATGACGACGATGATGCCGACGGAGGACGCCGAATGGGTCGGCGCCGAGCTGACGCGGCGCTTCGGTGCCGCGCGATGGAGCTTCTCCCTCACCGCGACCGACGCCAACCGCTGGGCCATCCGGCTGGTCCGCGCGCTCACCGGGCGGCCCAAGATCCTCGTGAACCCGTACTGCTACCACGGCACGGTCGACGAGTCCCTGATCGTCGTCGGACCGGACGGGCACGGCGTGGACCGCCCCGGCAACGTCGGAGCGCCGGTGGACGTGACCCTGACGAGCCGCGCCGCGGAGTTCAACGACCTGGCGATGCTGGAGCGCGAGCTCGCCCACGGTGACGTCGCCGCGGTGCTGATGGAGCCGGCACTGACCAACATCGGCATCGTGCTGCCTGAACCGGGCTACCTCGACGGGGTGCGTGAGCTCACCCGGGCGTACGGCACGCTCCTGATCAACGACGAGACCCACACGTTCTCGGCCGGTCCAGGTGGCGCGACGGCGGCGTGGGGCCTCGAGCCCGACGTGGTGGTCGTCGGCAAGGCGATCGGCGGCGGGATCCCCAGCGGAGCGTACGGGTTGTCCGAGGACCTCGCCGCCCGGGCACTCGCTCGCACAGACCTCGATCTCGTGGACATGGGTGGCGTCGGCGGCACCCTGGCAGGCAACCCGCTGTCCGTCGCCGCGATGCGGGCGACGCTCGGCGAGGTCCTCACGGACGAGGCGTTCACCGGGATGTCCGCACGCGCCGAGCGGTTCGCCGCCGGCGTGGACGCCGTCATCGACCGGTACGACCTGCCCTGGTCCGTGAGCCGCCTGGGCGCCCGCGCCGAGTACCGCTTCGCGCGACCCGCACCGCGCAACGGCACCGAGTCTGCCGCGGCCGCCGACGGGCCGCTCGAGGACTACCTGCACGTCTTCCTGGTCAACCGCGGCATCATGCTCACGCCGTTCCACAACATGGCGCTCATGTCGCCGACGACCACCGACGCCGACGTGGACCGGCACACCGAGGTGTTCGAGGAGGCCGTCCGCGCGCTGGTGTGA